In Mycobacterium sp. JS623, one genomic interval encodes:
- a CDS encoding glycosyltransferase family 4 protein, producing the protein MMETKGHRPVLVTTHYPPLVGGAATYFSLLAQTLAARGADVTVLTTRQSNLPAVEHGAVDVWRVIPSLNSAPTAIRQWVQAAATFITLALLRLCGRGRIAHVHGSKSVTVGTAAFSVVARVPVVYDVQDFFSRPTVIRRGVRPQYTAAGNPIADRLAALGIARDRVLVLPSIPDDQARAPVAPRSSGGPCRCLFVGELNHAVKGTDLLISAFARVHEVEPAARLDVVGDGPDRAVDEAFVRDHGLDAVVRFRGTMPAQGVLDAIDAADVVVMASRSEGMPRTILEAFARGVPVIAPRVGGIPEAVRDGETGLLVTPDDPAALADALLRLIGDPALRQALGARGRAWVDHLPTWDGLGALVESVYDRVR; encoded by the coding sequence ATGATGGAGACCAAAGGGCATCGCCCGGTGCTGGTGACCACGCACTATCCGCCGCTAGTCGGTGGAGCGGCAACATACTTCTCGCTGCTCGCTCAAACGCTGGCGGCACGTGGCGCAGACGTGACGGTGCTAACCACGCGGCAATCGAACCTTCCGGCCGTGGAGCACGGCGCCGTCGACGTCTGGCGCGTGATTCCGAGTCTCAATAGCGCGCCGACAGCGATTCGCCAGTGGGTGCAGGCCGCGGCGACCTTCATCACGCTGGCCCTGCTCAGGCTTTGCGGCCGCGGCCGAATCGCGCACGTCCACGGCAGCAAGTCAGTGACGGTCGGGACGGCGGCGTTCAGCGTGGTGGCTCGCGTGCCCGTGGTGTATGACGTACAGGACTTCTTTTCTCGGCCGACGGTCATTCGCCGCGGCGTCAGGCCGCAGTACACCGCCGCCGGGAATCCAATCGCCGATCGACTCGCGGCGCTCGGGATCGCGCGCGATCGCGTGCTCGTCCTGCCGTCAATCCCCGACGACCAGGCGCGGGCGCCGGTCGCCCCACGCTCGAGCGGCGGTCCGTGCCGATGCCTCTTCGTTGGCGAGCTAAACCACGCGGTCAAGGGGACGGATCTACTCATAAGCGCGTTTGCCCGGGTGCACGAAGTCGAACCGGCAGCACGACTCGATGTCGTGGGCGACGGTCCGGACCGTGCGGTCGACGAGGCGTTCGTCCGCGACCACGGGCTCGACGCGGTCGTGCGGTTTCGTGGCACGATGCCGGCCCAAGGAGTGCTCGACGCGATCGACGCCGCCGACGTGGTCGTGATGGCTTCCCGGTCTGAAGGCATGCCGCGGACCATTCTCGAGGCGTTCGCACGCGGTGTACCAGTGATCGCGCCCAGGGTCGGCGGCATCCCCGAAGCGGTCCGCGATGGCGAGACCGGCCTGCTCGTCACCCCTGACGATCCGGCGGCGCTCGCCGACGCACTCCTGCGATTGATCGGCGATCCGGCTCTGCGCCAGGCGCTCGGCGCGCGCGGACGCGCGTGGGTCGACCACCTCCCGACCTGGGACGGGTTGGGCGCGCTTGTCGAGTCGGTCTACGACCGCGTCCGCTAG
- a CDS encoding glycosyltransferase, giving the protein MSETSADEIRNWLDDDSVTVHNAGIGCSSAYTREGPASTFDRPYFLYVGNFKPHKNPRPLFEAMTSFQDHLLVVVSADADVAAVRALAGQYGLNDRLRIRTAVSDEALAALYRGSDALVFPSVWEGFGLPVLEALMTGTKVVYFSGAASVSEICQHGQFAVENSSDAREFSSQMALAIDSSFTCPTDLTQFRWETVAAKVESLIRHFQHRSGVPKQESRHP; this is encoded by the coding sequence GTGTCCGAAACATCTGCCGACGAGATTCGGAACTGGCTCGATGATGACAGCGTGACTGTCCACAACGCTGGAATTGGGTGTTCAAGTGCGTACACGCGCGAGGGGCCCGCGAGCACATTTGACCGCCCCTATTTTCTGTATGTAGGAAATTTCAAGCCTCACAAGAACCCGCGTCCGCTATTCGAAGCGATGACTTCTTTTCAAGATCACCTTCTCGTCGTCGTATCGGCGGACGCGGACGTCGCCGCCGTGAGGGCATTGGCGGGACAGTACGGGCTCAATGACCGCCTGAGGATCCGAACAGCGGTCAGCGACGAAGCGCTTGCGGCGCTGTATCGGGGCTCCGATGCGCTGGTGTTCCCATCCGTATGGGAAGGGTTCGGACTACCTGTACTCGAAGCACTGATGACGGGCACGAAGGTGGTTTACTTCAGCGGAGCGGCCTCCGTGTCCGAGATTTGTCAGCATGGCCAGTTCGCAGTTGAAAACTCCTCCGATGCAAGGGAATTCAGTAGCCAGATGGCATTGGCGATCGATTCCTCATTTACCTGCCCAACCGATCTCACACAGTTCCGCTGGGAAACCGTTGCAGCCAAAGTCGAATCGCTAATCCGTCACTTCCAGCACCGGTCAGGCGTGCCGAAACAAGAGTCTCGCCACCCATGA
- a CDS encoding O-antigen ligase family protein produces MDESGSLREDRRVEHATLAIVAVCLLLFVDVPLPLIGNSSRLVAVLIIPLLLLGRGGVRTPFCAAMYLLLPLYILFPIFFLPNIDTFEPWKRLALELVSLAGMVLLARALASDEQRLKLTDMLVIFALASSAVAALQRFGILGPVGRDRWGYSTTASGDLRGAGFLADPNFLAILLASVVPLIVSWRFARLRGPALVVLALGLYATNSRAGILLAVVALAVSVMMRPSTRSAGPMTRGRKTVILVAVCLVALFAFNVGGQRDRAVQAFLIGAGIQNSVRTGHAVDAFVARERRQLLESWINLGMKHFPVGVGTFEQTEVAKAAHNTFATLFGQGGIVGLAIALTILACLACFFRRRSEPYAIMGAVIVLGGLTLSYPGMVFLVLPMGLADGILAGRLGTRLRPGSESPPSHPRRGGLPAAKQVADAHNGADLQVPLKMAGFHMVAWRQQRTPRPS; encoded by the coding sequence ATGGATGAGTCCGGCTCACTGCGAGAGGATCGCAGAGTCGAACATGCAACCCTCGCCATAGTCGCGGTCTGCCTGTTGTTGTTCGTGGATGTTCCTCTGCCACTAATCGGTAATTCGAGTCGATTGGTCGCGGTGTTGATCATCCCCTTACTGCTTTTAGGGCGCGGCGGCGTTCGGACCCCTTTTTGTGCCGCAATGTATTTGCTTCTTCCCCTCTACATCCTATTTCCAATATTCTTCTTGCCAAATATCGACACATTTGAGCCGTGGAAGCGATTGGCCCTCGAGCTGGTATCCCTCGCTGGAATGGTGTTGCTTGCCCGTGCCCTCGCCAGCGATGAACAGCGCCTCAAATTGACTGACATGCTGGTGATATTCGCGCTTGCAAGTTCGGCAGTCGCGGCCCTCCAACGGTTTGGCATCCTGGGACCTGTGGGGCGCGACCGGTGGGGCTATTCCACGACGGCCTCGGGCGACCTCCGCGGTGCTGGTTTTCTGGCCGACCCCAATTTCTTGGCTATTCTGCTGGCAAGCGTTGTTCCGTTGATTGTGAGTTGGCGATTCGCGCGGCTACGTGGGCCAGCTCTCGTGGTTCTTGCGTTGGGCCTCTATGCCACCAATTCGCGTGCAGGGATTCTTCTTGCGGTTGTGGCCCTGGCAGTTTCGGTAATGATGCGTCCGTCGACGAGAAGTGCGGGCCCCATGACCAGAGGACGCAAGACCGTAATCTTGGTAGCGGTCTGCTTGGTCGCGCTGTTTGCATTCAACGTTGGCGGCCAACGCGATCGGGCAGTCCAAGCATTTCTCATCGGAGCTGGCATCCAAAATAGTGTGCGGACCGGACATGCGGTCGATGCTTTTGTTGCAAGAGAACGTCGTCAATTGCTCGAGTCTTGGATCAACCTCGGTATGAAGCATTTTCCAGTTGGCGTTGGAACATTCGAACAAACTGAGGTTGCAAAGGCGGCACACAATACCTTCGCGACATTATTCGGTCAGGGCGGTATCGTTGGGCTGGCTATTGCCCTAACCATCCTGGCGTGTCTCGCGTGCTTTTTCCGCCGCAGATCGGAGCCATACGCGATAATGGGCGCGGTGATCGTCTTGGGCGGTCTAACTCTCAGCTACCCCGGCATGGTTTTTTTGGTTCTCCCAATGGGGTTGGCGGACGGCATATTGGCGGGTCGGCTCGGCACTCGTCTACGACCAGGATCAGAGTCGCCACCTTCTCACCCCCGACGAGGCGGTTTGCCGGCGGCGAAACAAGTTGCAGACGCCCACAATGGTGCGGACCTGCAGGTTCCGCTCAAGATGGCAGGGTTTCACATGGTGGCCTGGAGGCAACAGCGCACTCCCCGACCGAGTTGA
- a CDS encoding sugar transferase, whose translation MLVPVVDFAVIVGPLAWRPPQIHAVLAMAALSTILMAGGVGYRARLHLSVLDELPTILSRLLTAAAVVASIIVYLHEREAVITFLETACQAMALVVVGRVITTRLIAFARRRGIATYRTVLIGGGLLAAELAKTLDEHPAYGLKVVGFVDDGDLFPVENHLSRLGDLADLDSVVAATGAATLLVADGNFEERALIDAVRTEVCQKADLLVVPRLHHFHTQTGLADHIGSIPIMRIRNPNLRGPARLIKRLFDIAVAVTALIVLLPMLVLVAIAVRFEGGPGVIFRQVRVGRDGKQFQVLKFRTMRPADEFESETMWCVATDARVGPLGRLLRCTSIDELPQLWNIIRGDMTLVGPRPERPFFVEQFSMQFDRYAHRHRVQVGLTGFAQVSGLRGDTSIADRARYDNFYIENWSLWLDIKIILRTFREVLLRRGC comes from the coding sequence ATGCTTGTCCCGGTGGTCGACTTCGCGGTGATCGTGGGCCCCCTTGCGTGGCGGCCGCCCCAGATCCACGCGGTCCTCGCGATGGCCGCTCTATCGACAATTCTGATGGCGGGTGGCGTGGGGTATCGCGCTCGTCTACACCTCAGCGTCTTGGACGAGCTGCCCACAATCCTTTCCCGATTACTGACGGCGGCCGCGGTGGTTGCTTCGATCATCGTCTATCTGCACGAACGCGAGGCGGTAATCACCTTCCTCGAGACCGCCTGCCAGGCTATGGCGCTCGTTGTGGTTGGCCGCGTGATCACCACACGTCTGATTGCGTTTGCGCGCCGACGAGGGATTGCGACGTACCGCACCGTCCTGATTGGCGGTGGGCTACTGGCAGCTGAGTTGGCGAAAACTCTCGACGAGCATCCGGCATATGGACTCAAAGTGGTCGGGTTCGTCGATGATGGCGATCTCTTTCCGGTGGAGAACCATCTGTCGCGCTTAGGCGATCTCGCTGATCTAGACAGTGTGGTCGCGGCGACTGGTGCGGCTACTCTGCTCGTCGCCGATGGCAACTTCGAGGAACGCGCTTTGATCGACGCTGTGCGTACCGAGGTGTGCCAGAAAGCAGACCTGCTCGTCGTTCCTCGGCTGCATCACTTCCATACTCAGACGGGCCTGGCTGATCACATCGGATCCATTCCGATCATGCGAATCCGCAATCCCAATCTGCGTGGGCCGGCGCGGCTGATCAAGCGACTGTTCGACATCGCCGTTGCGGTGACGGCATTGATCGTGTTGCTGCCCATGTTGGTTCTCGTCGCGATTGCGGTTCGTTTCGAGGGTGGACCCGGCGTCATCTTCCGGCAGGTTAGGGTGGGGCGCGACGGCAAGCAATTCCAAGTACTGAAGTTCCGCACGATGCGGCCGGCCGATGAGTTCGAGTCGGAGACCATGTGGTGTGTGGCGACAGACGCTCGGGTCGGTCCGCTCGGGCGGCTCCTGCGCTGCACCTCGATCGACGAGCTACCTCAACTGTGGAACATAATTCGCGGCGATATGACTCTAGTGGGCCCGAGACCAGAACGGCCGTTCTTTGTCGAGCAGTTCTCCATGCAGTTCGACAGATATGCCCACCGGCACCGCGTGCAGGTTGGACTTACTGGATTCGCCCAGGTCAGTGGGCTGAGGGGGGACACTTCGATTGCCGACCGCGCCCGATACGACAATTTTTACATCGAAAATTGGTCGCTTTGGTTGGATATCAAAATCATCCTGAGAACATTTCGCGAGGTTTTGCTTCGCCGCGGATGTTGA
- the rplK gene encoding 50S ribosomal protein L11, with translation MAPKKKVVGLIKLQIQAGQANPAPPVGPALGQHGVNIMEFCKAYNAATENQRGNVIPVEITVYEDRSFTFNLKTPPAAKLLLKAAGVQKGSGEPHKTKVAKVTWDQVREIAETKKEDLNANDIDQAAKIIAGTARSMGITVE, from the coding sequence ATGGCCCCGAAGAAGAAAGTCGTCGGGCTGATCAAGCTGCAGATCCAGGCCGGGCAGGCCAACCCCGCCCCGCCCGTCGGTCCGGCGCTCGGCCAGCACGGCGTCAACATCATGGAGTTCTGCAAGGCGTACAACGCCGCGACGGAGAACCAGCGCGGCAACGTCATCCCCGTGGAGATCACCGTCTACGAGGACCGCAGCTTCACCTTCAACCTGAAGACGCCGCCTGCGGCCAAGCTGCTGCTGAAGGCCGCTGGTGTGCAGAAGGGCTCGGGCGAGCCGCACAAGACCAAGGTGGCCAAGGTGACTTGGGATCAGGTGCGCGAGATCGCCGAGACCAAGAAGGAAGACTTGAACGCCAACGACATTGATCAGGCGGCCAAGATCATCGCCGGCACCGCCCGGTCGATGGGAATCACGGTCGAATAG
- a CDS encoding FkbM family methyltransferase: MSNAIRSKISEALPPRAHAAVKVLKIASLTGELPFRARAQLLLHAPTLLMPSARSADFRLMLPGGPVFLSRDSFYIDALVLDYLWNGHVWEASCQDRVVLDLGAHKGYFGAWALRHGASFVISCEPESNNFRMLERTRSENARSEDWEVMRIAVGAKSGEVSLFVSTESWAHSIYEEMVDTTRQTRSTPWRNYLEQSGRVQHSVERVEMVTLATVLERAFEKRPGQPVVIKANVEGAAGPILMAATAAVLAPVIEVHIDYEPGSPYEIGELLEHLAAAGLDEVRMLDDKYWVASRAS; this comes from the coding sequence ATGAGTAATGCGATCAGGTCGAAGATCAGCGAGGCGCTGCCGCCGCGCGCTCATGCTGCAGTAAAAGTTCTCAAAATCGCCTCACTGACGGGCGAACTTCCGTTTCGCGCGCGCGCTCAGCTGCTGTTGCACGCACCAACACTGCTAATGCCCTCGGCGCGCTCCGCGGATTTCCGGCTAATGCTGCCGGGGGGCCCAGTATTCCTTAGCCGCGATTCCTTCTACATAGATGCTTTGGTCTTGGATTACCTTTGGAATGGCCATGTCTGGGAAGCGTCTTGTCAGGATCGCGTGGTTCTCGACCTCGGAGCTCACAAGGGCTACTTCGGAGCATGGGCCCTCAGGCACGGGGCGTCTTTCGTGATCAGCTGTGAACCAGAGAGTAACAACTTCCGGATGCTGGAACGGACTCGCTCGGAAAATGCCCGTTCGGAGGACTGGGAAGTGATGCGCATCGCTGTGGGTGCTAAATCAGGCGAGGTATCGCTTTTCGTCTCAACCGAATCATGGGCGCATTCGATCTACGAGGAGATGGTTGATACCACTCGCCAAACCCGGTCGACACCGTGGAGGAATTACCTTGAGCAATCCGGGCGCGTTCAACATTCCGTCGAGAGGGTTGAGATGGTTACCTTGGCGACGGTGCTGGAGCGGGCGTTCGAGAAAAGGCCCGGCCAACCGGTTGTAATTAAAGCAAATGTCGAAGGTGCCGCGGGACCCATCCTTATGGCGGCAACTGCTGCCGTACTCGCGCCAGTAATTGAAGTACACATCGACTACGAGCCCGGCTCACCTTACGAAATCGGCGAATTGCTCGAGCATCTTGCAGCTGCGGGACTAGACGAAGTCCGTATGCTCGATGACAAGTACTGGGTGGCTTCGCGCGCCTCCTAG
- the nusG gene encoding transcription termination/antitermination protein NusG, whose product MEDAAPVEDAAADEAEAEDAAADEAPVEEADEEEDPAVALKKELRLKPGDWYVIHSYAGYENKVKANLETRVQNLDVGDYIFQVEVPTEEVTEIKNGQRKQVNRKVLPGYILVRMELNDESWGAVRNTPGVTGFVGATSRPSPLSLDDVVKFLLPPAAAKKPAKSTAGAAASSEASIERPEILVDFEVGESVTVMDGPFATLPASISEVNAEQQKLKVLVSIFGRETPVELTFNQVAKI is encoded by the coding sequence GTGGAAGACGCTGCGCCGGTCGAGGACGCTGCGGCTGACGAGGCTGAGGCTGAGGACGCTGCGGCTGACGAGGCGCCGGTCGAGGAAGCCGACGAGGAAGAAGATCCCGCCGTCGCGCTGAAGAAGGAGCTGCGCCTCAAGCCGGGCGACTGGTACGTCATCCACTCCTACGCCGGCTACGAGAACAAGGTCAAGGCCAACCTCGAGACCCGCGTGCAGAACCTTGACGTCGGCGACTACATCTTCCAGGTCGAGGTTCCGACCGAAGAGGTCACCGAGATCAAGAACGGCCAGCGCAAGCAGGTCAACCGCAAGGTGCTGCCGGGCTACATCCTGGTGCGCATGGAGCTCAACGACGAGTCGTGGGGTGCGGTGCGCAACACGCCGGGCGTCACCGGCTTCGTCGGTGCGACGTCGCGGCCCTCGCCGCTGTCGCTCGATGACGTGGTGAAGTTCCTGCTGCCGCCCGCCGCCGCCAAGAAGCCGGCCAAGAGCACGGCCGGTGCGGCCGCGAGCTCCGAGGCGTCGATCGAGCGTCCGGAGATCCTGGTCGACTTCGAGGTCGGCGAGTCGGTCACCGTCATGGACGGGCCGTTTGCGACGTTGCCCGCCTCGATCAGCGAGGTCAACGCCGAACAACAGAAGCTCAAGGTGCTGGTGTCCATCTTCGGCCGCGAAACACCTGTCGAACTGACCTTCAACCAGGTCGCCAAGATCTAG
- the rplA gene encoding 50S ribosomal protein L1, with amino-acid sequence MSKTSKAYREAAEKIDRERLYTPLEAAKLAKETSSKKQDATVEVAIRLGVDPRKADQMVRGTVNLPHGTGKTARVAVFAVGDKAEEATAAGADIVGSDDLIEKIQGGFLDFDAAIATPDQMAKVGRIARILGPRGLMPNPKTGTVTPDITKAVNDIKGGKINFRVDKQANLHFVIGKASFDEKALAENYGAALDEVLRAKPSSSKGRYLKKVTVSTTTGPGIPVDPQVTRNFADA; translated from the coding sequence ATGAGCAAGACCAGCAAGGCATATCGCGAAGCGGCCGAGAAGATCGACCGCGAGCGGCTGTACACCCCGCTCGAGGCCGCGAAGCTGGCCAAGGAGACGTCGTCGAAGAAGCAGGACGCCACCGTCGAGGTCGCGATCCGGCTGGGCGTCGACCCGCGTAAGGCCGACCAGATGGTGCGCGGCACGGTCAACCTGCCGCACGGCACCGGCAAGACCGCCCGCGTCGCCGTGTTCGCCGTCGGCGACAAGGCCGAGGAGGCCACTGCGGCCGGCGCCGACATCGTCGGCAGCGACGACCTGATCGAGAAGATTCAGGGCGGCTTCCTGGATTTCGACGCCGCGATCGCGACGCCCGACCAGATGGCCAAGGTGGGCCGTATCGCCCGCATCCTCGGGCCACGCGGTCTGATGCCGAACCCGAAGACCGGCACCGTGACGCCCGATATCACCAAGGCGGTCAACGACATCAAGGGCGGCAAGATCAACTTCCGCGTCGACAAGCAGGCCAACCTGCACTTCGTGATCGGCAAGGCGTCGTTCGACGAGAAGGCCCTCGCTGAGAACTACGGCGCGGCGCTCGACGAGGTCCTGCGTGCCAAGCCGTCGTCGTCGAAGGGTCGCTACCTGAAGAAGGTCACGGTCTCGACGACCACCGGCCCGGGCATTCCGGTCGACCCGCAGGTGACCCGCAACTTCGCCGATGCGTAA
- a CDS encoding arsenate reductase/protein-tyrosine-phosphatase family protein has translation MHILFVCTGNVCRSPTAERLAVAHCTRSQEFRASSAGTRAVTGQPIQPWAARVLEQLGGDASDFAARQLTAKIAAEADLVITMTRAHRNAVLKFAPQQLHRTFTLSEAAHLASECNARNIEDLATLRPRLPAGGSPDIPDPIGQDEAFFAMVGAQIADLLPPILELCRRD, from the coding sequence CTGCACATCCTGTTCGTCTGCACTGGAAACGTCTGCCGATCCCCTACGGCGGAACGTCTAGCTGTCGCGCACTGCACTCGATCCCAAGAATTCCGAGCGTCGAGTGCGGGTACCCGCGCGGTAACAGGGCAACCGATTCAGCCCTGGGCAGCGCGTGTCCTCGAGCAGTTGGGTGGTGACGCATCGGACTTCGCCGCGCGACAGCTCACGGCGAAGATCGCCGCCGAGGCGGATCTTGTCATCACGATGACGAGGGCACACCGCAACGCTGTTCTCAAGTTTGCCCCGCAACAACTCCACCGCACCTTCACATTGAGCGAGGCTGCCCATCTCGCATCGGAGTGCAACGCGCGAAATATCGAGGATCTCGCCACGCTCCGCCCGCGGCTCCCCGCGGGCGGGTCGCCGGATATTCCGGACCCGATCGGTCAGGATGAGGCATTCTTCGCGATGGTCGGGGCACAGATCGCCGACCTCCTGCCGCCCATACTCGAGCTTTGCCGGCGCGATTGA
- a CDS encoding glycosyltransferase translates to MRTLVAHEWIAEIGGSENVFEQIRLAVPHSRAVCLWNGDPVRFSGLEETWLARSPLRGRKTAAMPFMGSAWKRVDLTDVERVVVSSHAFSHHLASRATDSGIPAFAYVHSPARYVWAPDLDDRGNSLVGRLGRSYFRSWDRRHTSNAVNYAANSEFVAKRIADAWGVNACVIYPPVHVERIRSFGGELSDLDRATLRALPPQFVLGASRFIPYKNLDAAVSAGEILRLPVVLAGEGPDEPRLRTLAEQARTPVIFTGRVSDNLLIEMYRRAALFVYMAVEDFGIMPVEAMACGTPVLVNAIGGARESVLAVSGGLTSGWRKSRFDDPASVEKALAVDMQAAKSAVSEFSVSSFRKNLLGWMGEGYPGGNS, encoded by the coding sequence ATGAGAACTCTTGTCGCGCATGAATGGATCGCTGAGATCGGCGGTTCGGAGAATGTGTTCGAGCAGATTCGCCTCGCCGTGCCGCACTCCCGTGCGGTGTGCCTATGGAACGGCGACCCGGTTCGATTCAGTGGTCTCGAGGAGACGTGGTTGGCCCGCTCGCCACTGCGCGGCCGGAAGACCGCGGCCATGCCATTCATGGGGAGCGCATGGAAGAGGGTAGACCTCACCGACGTCGAGAGGGTTGTCGTCAGCTCTCACGCGTTTTCACACCACCTCGCCAGTCGGGCAACAGATTCCGGCATTCCCGCATTCGCCTACGTACATAGCCCAGCGCGGTATGTCTGGGCTCCCGATCTCGACGATCGGGGTAACTCACTGGTTGGGCGTCTGGGACGGTCCTATTTCCGGAGCTGGGATCGGCGTCACACTTCAAACGCTGTCAACTACGCGGCGAACAGCGAGTTTGTCGCGAAGCGGATCGCCGATGCCTGGGGTGTCAACGCCTGCGTGATCTATCCGCCGGTCCATGTCGAGCGCATTCGCAGCTTCGGTGGTGAGCTTTCTGACCTTGACCGCGCGACCCTCCGCGCGCTGCCGCCCCAGTTCGTGTTAGGTGCGTCGCGCTTCATTCCGTACAAGAATCTTGACGCTGCGGTCAGCGCGGGCGAGATTCTGCGCCTACCAGTCGTGCTCGCCGGGGAGGGGCCAGACGAGCCGCGGCTCAGAACTTTGGCAGAGCAAGCGCGAACGCCGGTGATTTTCACCGGCAGGGTAAGCGACAATCTGCTGATCGAGATGTATCGGCGTGCGGCATTGTTCGTTTATATGGCCGTCGAGGACTTCGGGATCATGCCGGTGGAGGCTATGGCCTGCGGAACTCCGGTGCTCGTCAACGCCATTGGCGGCGCCAGAGAGAGTGTTCTAGCAGTGTCCGGCGGACTCACATCAGGGTGGCGGAAATCGCGCTTCGACGACCCGGCTTCGGTCGAAAAGGCCCTGGCGGTCGATATGCAAGCTGCTAAGTCTGCCGTGTCAGAGTTTTCAGTCTCATCTTTTAGGAAGAATCTGCTTGGATGGATGGGAGAAGGATATCCGGGAGGGAATTCCTAG
- a CDS encoding class I SAM-dependent methyltransferase, with the protein MTSWLPDLFARAILGLLTRQPLPPLRLIVRTGVGNSILFPHYYYLTASAPIWMYFFANRYAGLDSTIVDIGSGVGKSAVGLRDGDYMGERFRGRYLGFDVDPEMVAWCRAHFPADRFSFTRVDVASTVYNPGGSASRPPLDCPDGTADLVFSQSLFSHLLEEDLRHYLAESHRMLKPGGWMLMTFFCLDDLERLGLMEGRWTFSHSVGPARVENPRYPESAVAYTRAWMIEAARSAGFAEANVILPNYQSTIACRKGA; encoded by the coding sequence GTGACCTCGTGGTTGCCCGACCTCTTCGCCCGAGCGATCCTCGGCCTCCTCACCCGCCAGCCGCTGCCGCCGCTGCGCCTCATCGTGCGAACCGGCGTCGGAAACTCGATCTTGTTTCCGCACTACTACTACCTGACGGCATCGGCTCCCATCTGGATGTACTTCTTCGCGAATCGTTACGCGGGCCTCGATTCCACGATCGTGGACATCGGGTCCGGCGTCGGGAAGAGTGCGGTCGGCCTGCGCGACGGCGACTACATGGGCGAACGCTTTCGCGGACGCTACCTTGGCTTCGACGTCGATCCCGAGATGGTCGCCTGGTGCCGGGCCCACTTCCCGGCCGATCGCTTCTCGTTCACGCGGGTAGACGTGGCGAGCACTGTGTACAACCCGGGCGGCTCGGCCTCGCGACCGCCCTTGGATTGTCCCGACGGCACCGCGGACCTGGTGTTCTCGCAATCCCTGTTCTCGCATCTGCTCGAGGAGGATCTGCGCCACTACCTCGCGGAAAGCCACCGCATGTTGAAGCCTGGCGGCTGGATGCTCATGACGTTCTTCTGCCTCGACGACCTCGAACGCCTCGGCCTGATGGAGGGCCGCTGGACGTTCAGTCATTCCGTCGGCCCCGCGCGGGTGGAGAACCCGCGCTATCCCGAAAGCGCGGTCGCGTACACGCGGGCGTGGATGATCGAGGCGGCGCGGTCTGCCGGATTCGCCGAGGCGAATGTAATTCTGCCGAACTACCAGAGCACCATCGCCTGCCGGAAGGGTGCTTAG